In one Echinicola marina genomic region, the following are encoded:
- a CDS encoding cytochrome d ubiquinol oxidase subunit II — MLYVVIAFLYISILFYLLFGGADFGAGIIELFTKASKKEQTRLLTYQAIGPIWEANHMWLIITIVILFVGFPEIYSTVSVYLHIPLSLLLIGIIARGTAFIFRHYDAVKDHFQKIYNIIFVYSSFITPLFLGILAGSVISGRIDPNATDFVTAYIDPWLGIFPFSVGIFTVVICGFLAAIYLIGEANTVEDQEIFRKKALRMNVLTVIMGGLVFLAAEYEGLSLAQQLLQHPLGLVALIAASLSVPYSWLQLKKGKVNSLRLTTGFQVTLILFTLFSSQYPDFIRIKGSAITLENAAAGPATINSLGIALLAGSLFILPALFYLIYSFQKAPYKIEEHN, encoded by the coding sequence ATGCTCTACGTCGTAATTGCATTTTTGTATATCTCTATTCTATTTTACCTTCTTTTTGGTGGGGCTGACTTTGGAGCGGGAATTATTGAATTATTCACTAAAGCTTCCAAAAAAGAACAAACTAGGTTACTTACATACCAGGCCATTGGACCGATTTGGGAAGCCAATCATATGTGGCTAATTATTACCATTGTCATCCTTTTTGTAGGATTTCCCGAAATATACAGCACTGTTTCTGTATATCTACATATCCCATTGTCTCTATTGTTAATTGGCATCATTGCTCGAGGGACAGCCTTCATATTCAGGCATTATGATGCTGTCAAGGATCATTTTCAAAAAATATACAACATCATTTTTGTGTATTCCTCCTTTATTACCCCGCTGTTTTTAGGGATTTTGGCGGGTTCAGTAATATCTGGAAGAATCGACCCCAATGCAACTGACTTCGTAACTGCATATATTGATCCTTGGCTGGGTATTTTCCCCTTTTCAGTGGGTATATTCACGGTAGTAATCTGCGGCTTCCTTGCTGCCATTTATCTAATTGGTGAAGCCAACACAGTTGAAGATCAGGAAATATTTAGGAAAAAGGCCCTGAGAATGAACGTTCTTACTGTAATCATGGGGGGCTTGGTTTTTCTGGCAGCAGAATATGAAGGCTTATCCTTGGCCCAGCAGTTATTACAACATCCGCTGGGTTTGGTAGCTTTGATCGCAGCCTCTCTTTCAGTGCCTTATTCTTGGCTGCAATTAAAAAAAGGGAAAGTAAACAGTCTTAGGCTAACCACTGGTTTTCAGGTTACCTTGATATTGTTCACCCTATTCAGCAGCCAATATCCTGATTTCATCCGGATAAAAGGCAGTGCGATTACGCTAGAAAATGCTGCCGCCGGTCCTGCTACTATAAACAGTTTGGGAATTGCTTTACTCGCTGGCAGCCTTTTTATTTTACCCGCATTATTTTATTTGATTTATAGTTTCCAAAAAGCCCCATACAAAATCGAGGAGCATAACTGA
- a CDS encoding GumC family protein — protein sequence MIDQQDISKFEEEVKPIDIKYYLIKYSRYWPLYLMSIAIAMTVVFLYHRYTVERYEVQGSILIKRNSSPEVRILDRSNIFSGMNNLENDILVFTSKNLAAEALKKLHFDVSYFASTNIKEVELYDKSPIKVHVDWDHIQQENSLIQLTKVAENEFVLNKEERSWVNYFSAKARGPFDEEILDKSYKFEEVIASNRSKFWIEELRPLKVGEKLSFVIHNPTSLIDHYANAVSVRPQNNYGSVLRVTLVSTIVEKGRDYVNALMDSYIEHDLKEKNLMSENTLKFIDEQMYIVEDSLKSVEKRMLDFKVDNQLLDVNSEFGGVLGKIHLLEEHIQELEFELGYFKSLKKYLDDRSSDYSEVLAPSMMGINDGLLSGMTQTLMDISMERRKLLSAVNENHPDVLKLDKQIERLRENIYENIRNLVANTEEKRATAKAKLAELDREFSKLPQAESNYTNIYREYKLRENLYNYLLEKRAEAGIAKASNVSDNSIVDYARRGSLIFPQKSQNYGLAFGLGFFIPLGLLLLYHYLNNKIMDQIQLKNSIRIPLLGTIGFSDKDTNMLVAEFPKAIVSESFRSLRSALFYIASEKKCKRILVTSSISGEGKTFVSLNLASAMALSGKKTCILGMDLRKPRISQYVGVSNRKGLSSYLVDKASMEDIVQPTKYDNLYFVPSGPVPPNPSELLLKSKLEDLVNELEKDFDVIIMDTPPLALVSETMDLLRFSDVNLYIVRQDYTHKKYLLMINDLYANDQIRNFYCVFNGLKAGGDVYDFGGYNYGYGYNYSYIRKNKYTGNYYEEEGKPAKSSWVAKLLSIFRV from the coding sequence ATGATAGACCAACAAGACATATCGAAGTTTGAGGAAGAGGTCAAACCAATTGATATAAAGTATTACCTGATCAAGTATTCCAGGTATTGGCCTTTGTATTTGATGAGTATTGCCATTGCGATGACTGTGGTATTTTTATACCACAGGTATACAGTGGAGCGCTATGAAGTACAAGGGAGTATTTTGATCAAGCGGAATTCTTCACCGGAAGTGAGGATCTTGGATAGGTCCAATATATTTTCTGGGATGAACAATCTGGAAAATGATATATTGGTTTTTACTTCTAAAAACCTGGCTGCCGAAGCTTTGAAAAAGCTTCACTTTGATGTGAGTTATTTTGCGTCAACCAATATCAAGGAAGTAGAACTTTATGATAAATCGCCCATAAAGGTTCATGTGGACTGGGACCATATTCAGCAAGAAAATAGCTTGATACAGCTTACTAAGGTTGCCGAAAATGAATTTGTTTTAAATAAAGAGGAAAGAAGTTGGGTCAATTATTTTTCTGCAAAGGCCAGAGGACCTTTTGATGAAGAAATTTTAGATAAATCGTATAAGTTTGAAGAAGTCATTGCTTCCAACCGTTCTAAATTCTGGATAGAAGAATTACGTCCTTTAAAGGTTGGGGAAAAGCTATCCTTTGTTATTCATAATCCTACCTCTTTAATAGACCATTATGCGAATGCGGTGTCTGTTAGGCCCCAGAATAATTATGGATCAGTATTGAGGGTGACATTGGTTTCGACGATAGTCGAAAAAGGAAGGGATTATGTCAATGCTTTGATGGATTCTTATATAGAACATGATCTCAAGGAAAAGAATCTCATGTCCGAAAATACACTTAAGTTCATTGATGAGCAGATGTACATAGTGGAGGATTCTCTTAAGTCGGTGGAGAAAAGGATGTTGGATTTTAAAGTGGACAATCAGCTACTGGATGTGAATTCAGAATTTGGTGGTGTTTTGGGCAAAATCCATCTTTTAGAGGAGCATATTCAAGAGTTGGAGTTTGAGTTGGGGTATTTCAAATCCCTAAAAAAATACCTTGATGACAGGTCTAGTGATTATAGCGAGGTGTTGGCACCCTCTATGATGGGGATAAATGATGGCCTATTGAGCGGGATGACACAGACGTTGATGGATATTTCAATGGAGAGGAGGAAGTTATTGTCTGCGGTCAATGAAAACCATCCAGATGTGCTGAAACTGGATAAGCAAATAGAAAGATTACGGGAAAATATCTATGAAAACATTCGCAATCTGGTAGCCAATACCGAGGAAAAAAGAGCGACTGCAAAAGCCAAACTTGCGGAACTGGACAGGGAGTTTTCCAAGCTGCCCCAGGCGGAGTCCAATTATACCAATATCTATAGAGAGTATAAGCTGAGAGAAAATCTTTATAATTATTTATTGGAAAAGCGTGCTGAAGCCGGTATTGCCAAAGCTTCCAATGTGTCGGATAATTCCATTGTGGATTATGCCAGAAGAGGTAGTCTGATCTTTCCTCAAAAATCACAAAATTATGGGCTGGCTTTTGGTCTGGGTTTTTTTATTCCACTTGGTTTGTTATTGCTTTACCATTATCTGAACAACAAGATAATGGATCAAATTCAGTTGAAAAATTCTATTAGAATTCCCCTCTTGGGAACAATTGGCTTTAGTGATAAGGATACTAATATGTTGGTGGCCGAATTTCCAAAGGCAATTGTTTCTGAGTCATTCCGCTCTTTGCGGTCAGCATTGTTCTATATTGCCAGTGAAAAGAAATGTAAGCGCATTTTAGTTACTTCTAGTATTTCTGGAGAAGGGAAAACATTTGTGAGTCTGAACTTAGCCTCTGCAATGGCTTTGAGCGGCAAGAAGACCTGTATTCTTGGTATGGACCTTAGGAAACCAAGGATTTCTCAATACGTCGGGGTGAGTAACCGGAAAGGATTGTCTTCCTATTTGGTGGATAAAGCGAGTATGGAGGATATCGTGCAGCCAACCAAATATGATAATTTGTATTTTGTCCCTTCAGGCCCGGTTCCTCCGAATCCATCAGAGCTACTCTTAAAAAGTAAATTGGAAGACTTGGTCAATGAACTGGAAAAGGACTTTGATGTGATCATCATGGATACCCCACCTTTGGCATTGGTATCCGAAACCATGGATTTATTGAGATTTTCTGATGTGAACCTGTATATTGTACGACAGGATTATACCCATAAAAAATACCTTTTGATGATCAATGACTTATATGCCAATGATCAAATCAGAAATTTTTACTGTGTATTCAACGGTTTGAAAGCTGGAGGCGATGTATATGATTTTGGAGGATATAACTATGGTTATGGATATAATTATTCTTATATCAGGAAAAACAAATACACTGGCAATTACTACGAGGAAGAGGGTAAACCTGCTAAATCCAGCTGGGTGGCGAAGTTGCTTTCCATATTTAGGGTTTAG
- the rfbB gene encoding dTDP-glucose 4,6-dehydratase, whose translation MQKSILITGGAGFIGSHVVKLFVSKYPKYKVVNLDSLTYAGNLENLKEVEKADNYVFEKVDLLEESGLKAVFEKHEITDVIHLAAESHVDRSISDPLAFVKTNVIGTVNLLNVARGYWKDYDAHLFYHVSTDEVYGSLDNGGYFEETTAYDPQSPYSASKASSDHFVRAYANTYGLRTVISNCSNNYGPNQFPEKLIPLCVHNIKNNKPLPIYGKGENVRDWLYVIDHAHAIDKIFHEGKAGETYNIGGWNEWQNINIVKLLCEIMDRKLGREKGTSSKLITFVKDRAGHDMRYAIDASKLEKELGWKPSLQFEEGIEKTVDWYLENEAWLEHVTSGDYQKYYIEHYQA comes from the coding sequence ATGCAAAAATCAATTTTAATTACCGGAGGAGCTGGCTTTATAGGGAGTCATGTAGTGAAATTATTCGTTTCAAAGTATCCTAAATATAAAGTGGTCAATCTGGATAGCCTTACTTATGCAGGCAATTTGGAGAATCTTAAAGAAGTAGAGAAGGCAGATAATTATGTTTTCGAAAAAGTAGATCTTTTGGAAGAGTCTGGATTAAAGGCCGTTTTCGAAAAGCATGAAATTACCGATGTTATTCATTTAGCTGCTGAGTCACATGTGGATAGATCCATTAGTGATCCGTTGGCTTTTGTAAAGACCAATGTTATCGGGACAGTAAACCTACTTAATGTGGCTAGAGGTTATTGGAAGGATTACGATGCACACCTTTTCTATCATGTGTCTACAGATGAGGTCTATGGGTCTTTGGATAATGGAGGGTACTTTGAGGAAACTACCGCTTATGATCCACAATCACCCTATTCTGCCTCTAAGGCTTCATCAGACCATTTTGTAAGAGCATACGCCAATACTTATGGATTAAGAACAGTGATCAGTAATTGTTCAAATAATTATGGACCAAATCAATTTCCTGAAAAGTTGATACCTTTATGCGTCCACAATATCAAAAACAATAAACCTTTGCCAATTTACGGAAAAGGAGAAAATGTCCGTGATTGGTTGTATGTGATAGACCACGCCCATGCCATAGATAAAATATTTCATGAGGGAAAAGCTGGAGAAACTTACAATATAGGAGGGTGGAACGAATGGCAGAATATAAATATCGTAAAACTGCTTTGCGAAATAATGGATAGGAAATTGGGCAGGGAAAAAGGAACATCTTCAAAGCTGATCACTTTTGTGAAGGATAGGGCAGGACATGATATGAGGTATGCCATCGATGCCAGTAAACTAGAAAAGGAACTAGGCTGGAAACCTTCCTTGCAGTTTGAGGAGGGAATAGAAAAAACTGTTGATTGGTACCTAGAGAATGAAGCATGGTTGGAACATGTTACCTCTGGAGATTACCAGAAATATTATATTGAGCATTACCAAGCGTAA
- a CDS encoding gamma carbonic anhydrase family protein, translating to MALLKKINGKAPEMGSDCWLADNATVVGDVIMGDNCTVWFNAVVRGDVHEIRIGHNTNIQDGAIIHCTYQKAGTYIGNNVSIAHNAIVHGCTVHDNVLIGMGAIVMDNAVINSGAIIAAGAVVLAGTVVEANSIYAGMPAKKVKDTGAEMMEVIDRTARNYPVYSKWYQEE from the coding sequence ATGGCTTTGTTAAAAAAGATAAACGGGAAAGCACCTGAAATGGGTTCAGATTGCTGGCTTGCAGATAATGCAACGGTGGTGGGAGATGTAATAATGGGAGATAATTGTACGGTTTGGTTCAATGCCGTTGTACGGGGAGATGTACATGAAATTAGGATTGGCCACAATACCAATATTCAAGATGGAGCGATCATTCACTGTACCTACCAAAAGGCAGGAACATATATAGGGAATAATGTTTCCATAGCCCATAATGCGATCGTTCATGGATGTACTGTTCATGATAATGTTTTAATAGGAATGGGGGCAATAGTAATGGACAATGCAGTTATCAATAGTGGTGCCATTATTGCTGCGGGAGCAGTAGTTTTGGCTGGGACGGTAGTGGAAGCTAATAGTATATATGCTGGTATGCCTGCCAAAAAAGTAAAGGATACTGGTGCTGAAATGATGGAGGTAATTGATAGAACTGCGAGAAATTACCCAGTGTATTCCAAATGGTACCAAGAAGAGTAA
- a CDS encoding YceI family protein has protein sequence MHLIKTTGLFLTGALLVASCGQKGETVETSGAKEVAEATGKTISVNEAESKVSWTGYKPAGKHYGIIPVSSGEISIEGTDITGGEFTFDITALEIHDLEKSEESYGKLHGHLQSADFFDAANHPKATFEVTSVEPFTANAEIVDKEEFETEYTPKSLSEQMVETPTHWISGNLTMRGTTKNIKFPAAVKIEDGTVSAKAGFNIDRTDWGLSYSDESSAVDKAKDKFIYNTVNVGFEIKAN, from the coding sequence ATGCATTTAATCAAAACAACCGGATTATTCTTAACAGGAGCCTTATTAGTGGCATCTTGCGGACAAAAAGGCGAAACAGTAGAGACCTCTGGAGCCAAAGAGGTAGCTGAAGCCACAGGAAAAACGATCAGTGTCAATGAAGCTGAAAGTAAGGTTTCGTGGACTGGTTATAAGCCAGCTGGCAAGCATTATGGTATCATCCCTGTAAGCAGTGGAGAAATCAGCATAGAAGGTACTGATATCACTGGCGGTGAGTTCACTTTTGACATCACAGCACTTGAAATCCATGACTTGGAAAAATCCGAAGAAAGCTATGGTAAACTACATGGACACCTACAGTCTGCTGATTTCTTTGATGCAGCAAACCATCCAAAAGCCACTTTTGAAGTGACTTCTGTAGAACCATTCACTGCCAATGCCGAGATTGTGGACAAAGAAGAGTTCGAAACCGAGTACACCCCTAAATCGCTAAGCGAGCAAATGGTGGAAACACCTACGCACTGGATAAGCGGTAACCTGACCATGAGAGGTACAACTAAAAACATCAAATTTCCAGCAGCTGTAAAAATTGAGGATGGTACAGTTTCTGCCAAGGCCGGATTTAATATTGATAGAACTGATTGGGGATTGTCTTATAGTGACGAAAGCTCTGCTGTTGACAAGGCCAAAGACAAATTCATTTACAACACTGTAAATGTTGGTTTTGAAATTAAAGCGAACTAA
- a CDS encoding polysaccharide biosynthesis/export family protein: MKYFLLVLTVLVSLSSCISNKRLNYLQNLPGNDPIELEEFIPYAEVDYEYILQPFDVVDIDFASSDEELTKVFEYQGSRSARGGGAGGGGDIFYFTGYSLDKDGLVRIPKLGQIKIGGLTEEEARKKVEDEINQYFKEEVYVRLRTGGIRFTTLGEFSSSGTKVIMKNRATIFDALAMAGESNILAKKNELYLIRQYDGGTKIHQINLNDRALLASPYYFIQPNDILYLQPMSIRQVGDANNLTTAIQLTIGLITSVLFFVALTK; the protein is encoded by the coding sequence ATGAAATATTTTCTACTTGTTTTAACCGTATTGGTTTCTCTGTCTTCGTGTATCAGTAATAAGCGGTTGAATTATTTGCAAAATTTACCAGGAAATGATCCCATTGAATTGGAAGAATTTATTCCATATGCGGAAGTAGATTATGAATATATTTTGCAGCCATTTGATGTGGTAGATATCGATTTTGCGTCATCAGATGAAGAACTTACCAAAGTGTTTGAGTACCAGGGATCCCGTAGTGCTAGAGGAGGAGGTGCTGGGGGCGGTGGAGATATTTTTTACTTTACAGGCTATAGCTTGGATAAGGATGGTTTGGTGCGTATCCCAAAGTTAGGGCAAATTAAAATTGGCGGGTTAACAGAGGAAGAAGCGAGGAAAAAAGTGGAAGATGAAATCAATCAATATTTCAAAGAAGAGGTATATGTCCGCTTAAGAACCGGTGGTATTCGATTTACCACTTTGGGGGAATTTTCCAGTTCTGGTACAAAGGTAATCATGAAGAACAGGGCCACCATATTTGATGCGTTGGCAATGGCTGGAGAAAGTAATATTTTGGCCAAAAAGAATGAGTTGTATTTAATCAGGCAATATGATGGAGGTACAAAAATCCATCAAATTAACCTGAATGATCGGGCTTTGCTGGCATCACCTTATTACTTTATTCAGCCCAATGATATCCTATATCTACAGCCAATGAGCATTAGGCAGGTAGGGGATGCCAATAACCTGACTACAGCCATACAATTAACAATTGGATTAATCACTTCAGTGCTGTTTTTTGTAGCCTTGACTAAATAA
- a CDS encoding anthranilate synthase component I family protein, with translation MKEKKRKEYPLHSGILEKSISWACENHLFLSYHNPNNIPYPKNGFDHILYAGNTAIDWNDLENYPGAKAGIFSYDLKNKFERLKSLNPPLVSCPESSVFLADLVISFKRNKIIVLHEEPDTIMGQINEFSTSYQVPLIKKITSNTTREDYIKNVKSIQNHIREGDIYELNYCIAFNAQFEHLDPLSVFLKLQYLSPMPFSSFFKSKEQYLIGASPERFIKKEGRQLTAQPIKGTIKRGQTREEDLQLQETLRHSEKERAENLMIVDLMRNDLARISDPGSVRVEELFGIYPFKQISQMISTISSTIKDNISFDQIISHTFPMGSMTGAPKIKCMELIDQYENFKRGWFSGALGYIKENGDFDLSVIIRSIIIDTNTKELFFAAGSAITYDADPAYEYDECLLKASSMFKVLNAENIS, from the coding sequence ATGAAAGAAAAAAAGAGAAAGGAATACCCCCTCCATTCAGGAATATTAGAAAAATCTATCTCGTGGGCTTGCGAAAACCACCTTTTTCTTTCCTACCATAATCCCAATAATATTCCCTATCCCAAAAACGGCTTTGATCATATTTTATATGCTGGAAATACCGCAATAGATTGGAATGACCTTGAGAACTACCCAGGAGCAAAAGCTGGGATTTTCAGTTATGATCTGAAAAATAAATTCGAACGACTTAAAAGCCTAAACCCTCCATTGGTAAGTTGTCCAGAATCATCCGTTTTTCTAGCTGACTTAGTCATTTCCTTTAAAAGGAACAAAATTATTGTTTTACACGAGGAGCCAGATACCATTATGGGGCAGATCAATGAATTCAGTACTTCATACCAAGTCCCCTTGATCAAAAAAATCACTTCAAACACCACGAGAGAAGATTATATTAAAAATGTAAAAAGCATTCAAAATCACATTCGTGAAGGAGATATTTATGAACTCAATTACTGCATTGCATTTAACGCTCAATTTGAACACCTAGATCCTCTTTCCGTTTTCCTGAAGCTTCAGTACTTATCTCCTATGCCTTTCAGTAGTTTCTTCAAGTCAAAGGAACAATACCTAATCGGAGCTTCTCCTGAAAGATTTATAAAAAAAGAAGGTCGCCAACTTACTGCACAACCTATCAAAGGAACCATAAAAAGAGGCCAAACCAGAGAAGAAGACCTACAACTTCAAGAAACCCTCCGACATAGTGAAAAGGAAAGGGCAGAGAACCTTATGATTGTAGATTTGATGAGAAACGACCTTGCGAGAATATCAGACCCCGGATCTGTTAGGGTGGAAGAACTTTTTGGTATTTACCCTTTTAAGCAAATATCCCAAATGATCTCTACCATATCCTCCACGATCAAAGACAATATCAGCTTCGATCAAATCATTTCCCATACTTTCCCAATGGGAAGTATGACAGGTGCACCTAAAATCAAATGCATGGAATTGATAGATCAATACGAAAATTTCAAAAGAGGTTGGTTTAGCGGGGCTTTAGGCTATATCAAAGAAAATGGTGATTTTGATTTAAGTGTCATCATCAGGAGTATTATTATCGACACGAACACGAAGGAATTGTTTTTTGCTGCCGGAAGTGCAATTACCTATGATGCAGACCCCGCATATGAATATGATGAATGTCTCCTGAAAGCAAGCTCCATGTTTAAGGTTTTGAATGCCGAAAACATCTCTTAA